In a single window of the Ooceraea biroi isolate clonal line C1 chromosome 8, Obir_v5.4, whole genome shotgun sequence genome:
- the LOC105276360 gene encoding uncharacterized protein LOC105276360 yields the protein MLVLKATVVSCSRRRVRVLPSFLSRCNSAASTSPCGRMSFDEEKQKFLNMPAEEKRGFYKGSVTTVDQVPTWPEYWDKNKSSVARTLEKADKVDEQLAGKVSMWQGDITSLEIDAIVNAANSSLLGGGGVDGAIHRAAGPNLKKECATLGGCRVGEAKITGGYMLPAKYVIHTVGPQGEKPEKLRECYENSLALAKENHLRTIAFPCISTGIYGYPQRPAAKVALSTVKNFLVENKDAVDRVIFCLFLKTDKEIYEDLLQKYFGLD from the exons ATGCTGGTTCTGAAA GCGACCGTTGTTAGTTGCTCCCGCAGACGCGTCCGCGTCCTTCCGAGCTTCTTGTCGAGGTGCAATTCGGCTGCGTCGACCAGTCCCTGTGGCAGAATGTCGTTCGACGAGGAAAAAC AGAAATTCTTGAACATGCCGGCGGAGGAGAAGCGAGGTTTCTACAAAGGTAGCGTCACCACCGTGGACCAGGTCCCCACGTGGCCGGAGTACTGGGACAAGAACAAGTCCAGCGTCGCCAGGACCCTCGAGAAGGCGGACAAGGTCGACGAGCAGTTGGCCGGCAAGGTGTCCATGTGGCAAGGAGACATAACGTCGCTCGAGATCGACGCGATCGTCAACGCCGCAAACTCGAGTCTTCTAGGTGGTGGTGGAG TCGATGGAGCCATTCACAGAGCGGCAGGACCGAATCTGAAGAAGGAGTGTGCGACGTTAGGCGGCTGTCGAGTTGGCGAAGCCAAAATCACGGGGGGTTACATGCTCCCGGCCAAAT ACGTTATTCATACGGTGGGTCCCCAGGGCGAGAAGCCAGAGAAATTAAGGGAGTGCTACGAGAACAGTTTGGCGCTGGCTAAGGAGAATCACCTGCGCACCATCGCGTTCCCCTGCATATCGACTGGAATCTACGGGTACCCGCAGAGGCCCGCGGCCAAGGTGGCCCTGTCCACGGTGAAGAACTTCCTCGTCGAGAATAAGGACGCC GTGGACAGAGTTATCTTCTGCTTGTTCCTGAAAACGGACAAGGAGATCTACGAGGATTTACTGCAGAAGTATTTCGGTCTCGATTAA